In the genome of Hymenobacter cellulosivorans, one region contains:
- a CDS encoding TonB-dependent receptor, translated as MQQIYPVLLAAALLPATPATATPTGGETPHRPATTKATAKRKSAAPKPLTNAPDPAEATVGGVVLTNTGEPLPGATIFIKGTFIGTSTDQLGKFSLNATFDNGPVELLVAYVGYESQLIKLAKGDNLLSVVMAPSATLLLNETVVSASRVEENILRAPVTIDKVTSRQIERLSTPEVLAGLGQLPGVDVNSASMLFTSVSTRGFNTAKSERVIQLVDYMDTALPSLNLSPGNLVGIPELDMESIELIHGPASALYGANALSGVVLFNSKDPFVYEGLSVRLRGGQRRLLDGQVRYAHKLGDKWALKLNASAFQANDWIADNRAAASFSTNAADSPLGYDAVSSYGELSNLYSPFQNRPATGTTPAYKVNSELYGKTVYMPGFTEQELIGPDQKTKSYRVQGALSYLIKDDLKLTLEAKRGEGTSTYQNQSRFRIKGLGTNQYRAELKSAKGFIRAYSTEDFTGNSYELTQLSGLLQNSPTTEGGTTRYSQLYFYTFNQAYTQAREVNKLSVADAQIAAKAAADAIQLKSSDPRFTQLRNQIIADDQPGRGAQQNFNSFLNDISAQRSFRISDAGTDLIVGGAYREYRLGSGGKLFSDTDGQRIRNYEYGAYSQLTQTLLQDHLKLALAARVDMFKNFDPSFSPRASAVYSFGEDKKHNFRASYGQAFRSPSQTDQYLNSDVRTFILLGNLNGFEGYNFTDANGKSYTPGTSLSGYELSVHKLKLEKVSTYEVGYKGAIIPNVYVDASYFRSRYNDFIGGMAFLGNVDGTRPTSAQVNAGLASNFTDASASPTRIIFAAHNNSQEVRTQGATLGITYYLHKGLNIGGNYSLNVLDRSNLPANFRTYFNTPKHKYNLNVGGTVLHNLSYSVNYRWVQGHDQELPFARGFVRTYSSTDAYLGYTLPKLATTLQAGVSNLFDTNNTQIIGGPQIGRLAYLGLLVNVK; from the coding sequence ATGCAACAAATTTATCCCGTTCTGCTGGCGGCCGCCCTGCTGCCCGCCACACCCGCTACGGCCACCCCAACCGGGGGCGAAACGCCGCACCGCCCTGCAACTACCAAAGCGACGGCCAAGCGCAAGTCCGCCGCTCCCAAACCCCTCACCAACGCACCCGACCCGGCCGAAGCTACCGTGGGGGGCGTGGTGCTCACCAACACCGGCGAACCGCTGCCCGGCGCCACCATCTTTATCAAGGGCACCTTCATTGGCACCAGCACCGACCAGCTCGGCAAGTTTAGCCTGAACGCTACCTTCGACAACGGCCCGGTGGAGCTGCTGGTGGCCTACGTAGGCTACGAAAGCCAGCTGATTAAGCTCGCCAAGGGCGACAACCTGCTGAGCGTCGTAATGGCGCCCAGCGCCACGCTGCTGCTGAATGAAACCGTAGTATCGGCCTCGCGAGTGGAAGAAAACATCCTGCGCGCCCCCGTGACCATCGACAAGGTTACGAGCCGGCAGATTGAGCGGCTCAGCACGCCGGAGGTGCTGGCCGGGCTGGGGCAGCTGCCCGGAGTAGACGTGAACTCGGCCTCGATGCTGTTTACCAGCGTCAGCACCCGCGGCTTCAACACGGCCAAGAGTGAACGTGTCATCCAGCTGGTGGACTACATGGACACGGCCCTGCCGAGCCTGAACCTGAGCCCGGGCAACCTGGTGGGTATACCCGAGCTGGACATGGAAAGCATCGAGCTCATCCACGGCCCGGCCTCGGCGTTGTACGGGGCCAATGCCTTGAGCGGGGTGGTCTTGTTCAACAGCAAGGACCCGTTTGTCTACGAGGGGCTGAGCGTGCGCCTGCGCGGCGGGCAGCGCCGCCTGCTCGACGGGCAAGTGCGCTACGCCCACAAGCTGGGCGACAAGTGGGCCCTGAAGCTCAACGCCAGTGCCTTCCAGGCCAACGACTGGATTGCCGACAACCGCGCGGCGGCCAGCTTCTCGACCAACGCGGCCGACTCCCCCCTGGGCTACGATGCCGTCAGCAGCTACGGCGAGCTGAGCAACCTGTATTCGCCTTTCCAGAACCGGCCAGCCACCGGCACCACGCCGGCCTACAAGGTTAACTCTGAACTCTACGGCAAGACGGTGTACATGCCCGGCTTCACGGAGCAGGAACTCATTGGCCCCGACCAGAAAACCAAGTCCTACCGGGTACAGGGCGCGTTGTCGTACCTGATTAAGGATGACCTGAAGCTGACCCTGGAAGCCAAGCGTGGCGAAGGAACTTCTACCTATCAGAACCAGAGCCGCTTCCGCATCAAGGGCCTGGGCACGAACCAGTACCGGGCCGAGCTGAAAAGCGCCAAGGGCTTTATCCGGGCCTATTCCACCGAGGACTTCACCGGCAACAGCTACGAGCTTACCCAGCTCAGCGGCCTGCTGCAGAATTCGCCGACCACGGAAGGAGGCACCACGCGCTATAGCCAGTTGTATTTCTACACCTTCAACCAGGCCTACACCCAGGCGCGGGAGGTGAATAAGCTCAGCGTGGCGGATGCCCAGATTGCCGCCAAGGCCGCGGCGGATGCTATCCAGCTCAAGTCCTCGGACCCGCGCTTCACGCAGCTGCGCAACCAGATTATTGCCGACGACCAGCCGGGCCGCGGCGCCCAGCAGAACTTCAACTCGTTTCTGAACGACATCAGCGCCCAGCGTAGCTTCCGCATATCGGATGCCGGTACTGACCTGATTGTGGGCGGGGCATACCGCGAATACCGCCTGGGCTCGGGCGGCAAGTTGTTCTCGGACACCGACGGGCAGCGCATCCGCAACTACGAGTACGGGGCCTATTCCCAGCTGACCCAGACGCTGTTGCAGGACCACCTCAAGCTGGCTTTAGCGGCCCGCGTCGATATGTTCAAGAACTTTGACCCGTCGTTTTCGCCCCGCGCTTCGGCCGTGTATTCCTTCGGGGAAGACAAGAAGCATAACTTCCGCGCTTCGTACGGGCAGGCCTTCCGTAGCCCTTCTCAAACCGACCAGTACCTGAACTCCGACGTGCGGACCTTTATCCTGCTGGGCAACCTGAACGGCTTCGAGGGCTACAACTTCACTGATGCCAACGGTAAGTCGTACACCCCCGGCACCTCGCTGTCCGGCTACGAGTTGAGTGTGCACAAGCTCAAGCTGGAAAAGGTCAGTACTTATGAGGTAGGCTACAAAGGCGCTATTATCCCGAATGTGTACGTGGATGCCAGCTACTTCCGCTCGCGCTACAACGACTTTATCGGGGGCATGGCCTTCCTGGGCAACGTGGATGGCACCCGTCCTACTTCGGCCCAGGTAAATGCCGGTCTGGCTTCCAACTTCACCGACGCCAGCGCTTCACCGACCCGCATCATCTTTGCCGCGCACAACAACAGCCAGGAAGTCCGGACGCAGGGGGCCACGCTGGGCATCACCTACTACCTGCACAAAGGGCTGAACATTGGCGGCAACTACTCGCTCAACGTGCTGGACCGCAGCAACCTGCCCGCCAATTTCCGCACGTACTTCAACACGCCCAAGCACAAGTACAACCTCAACGTGGGCGGCACCGTGCTGCACAACCTGAGCTACTCTGTGAATTACCGCTGGGTACAAGGCCACGACCAGGAACTGCCCTTCGCCCGCGGCTTCGTGCGCACCTATAGCTCCACCGATGCCTACCTGGGCTACACCCTGCCCAAACTGGCTACTACGCTGCAAGCCGGGGTGTCGAACCTCTTCGACACGAATAACACCCAGATCATCGGCGGTCCGCAGATTGGGCGCCTGGCCTACCTGGGCCTGCTCGTGAACGTGAAGTAA
- a CDS encoding Kazal-type serine protease inhibitor family protein: MKKLAVFALLLFAGTSCSKETAAPAPVTTQASANAKGDDYQCLDVYDPVCANGVTYSNACYAAKAGVTTYTRGACGGGGEI, from the coding sequence ATGAAAAAGTTAGCTGTTTTCGCGCTTCTCCTATTCGCCGGTACTTCCTGCTCGAAAGAAACTGCCGCTCCGGCCCCCGTAACCACCCAGGCCAGCGCCAACGCCAAAGGTGACGACTACCAGTGTCTCGACGTGTACGACCCGGTGTGTGCCAACGGCGTAACCTACTCCAACGCCTGCTATGCCGCCAAAGCCGGCGTGACGACCTACACCCGCGGCGCCTGCGGCGGTGGCGGCGAAATCTAG
- the yiaA gene encoding inner membrane protein YiaA, whose product MNSKPSNAFIGASWVALLAGMVAYNVGLWNATMPLNEKGYYFTILLYGLFAAVSLQKTVRDQLEGIPITNIYYGLCWFATLSAVLLLTVGLWNATLTLSEKGFYAMAFMLSLFAAIAVQKNTRDSRLGGSTADTAAESPLPRLE is encoded by the coding sequence ATGAACTCAAAACCCTCCAATGCCTTTATCGGCGCCTCCTGGGTGGCCCTGCTCGCCGGTATGGTGGCCTACAACGTGGGCCTGTGGAACGCCACGATGCCGCTCAACGAAAAAGGCTACTACTTCACCATTCTGCTCTACGGGCTGTTTGCCGCCGTGTCGCTGCAAAAGACTGTGCGCGACCAGCTTGAAGGTATTCCCATTACTAACATCTACTACGGTTTGTGCTGGTTTGCTACTCTCTCGGCCGTACTCCTGCTAACCGTAGGTTTGTGGAATGCCACGCTCACGCTCAGCGAAAAGGGCTTCTACGCCATGGCCTTTATGCTAAGCCTGTTTGCCGCCATTGCCGTGCAGAAAAACACCCGCGACAGTCGGCTAGGCGGCTCCACAGCAGATACCGCAGCTGAGTCGCCACTGCCCCGCCTGGAGTAA
- the rluF gene encoding 23S rRNA pseudouridine(2604) synthase RluF, producing MPSSDTTRLNKYISESGVCSRREADRFIEQGTVFVNGKRATIGTQVSSKDKVVVNGNLIEPRAPEDAIYIAFNKPPGITSTTETSVKDNIIRYIKHSERIFPIGRLDKDSQGLILLTSNGDIVNKILRAGNRHEKEYIVMVDKPITDQFIEGMRNGVPIMGIMTQKCEVSKETNYIFRITLIQGMNRQIRRMCEHFGYEVVQLERIRVMNISIKGLGVGDWRELTDKELAGIMEMTAKSSGTKEASLPKKRVGSPATKWSSRPARFSEDFDGDAPKPAKPGRKPTGAARPGRPTTGGAKPVRKLANGKPAFEGDKPFKSASRPTGPGSKRKPAAKTLNRAPKGNSGSRGSSRTKR from the coding sequence ATGCCTAGTTCCGACACTACCCGCCTCAATAAATACATCAGTGAAAGCGGGGTCTGCTCCCGCCGCGAGGCCGACCGCTTCATCGAGCAGGGTACCGTCTTCGTCAACGGCAAGCGCGCCACCATCGGCACCCAGGTCAGCAGCAAGGACAAGGTCGTCGTCAACGGCAACCTCATCGAGCCCCGCGCCCCCGAAGACGCCATCTACATTGCCTTCAACAAGCCCCCGGGCATCACCAGCACCACCGAAACGAGCGTCAAGGACAACATCATCCGCTACATCAAGCACAGCGAGCGGATTTTCCCCATCGGCCGCCTCGACAAAGACTCCCAGGGCCTGATTCTGCTGACCAGTAATGGCGACATCGTCAACAAGATCCTGCGCGCCGGCAACCGCCACGAAAAGGAGTACATCGTGATGGTCGACAAGCCCATTACCGACCAGTTTATCGAGGGCATGCGCAACGGGGTGCCCATCATGGGCATCATGACCCAGAAGTGCGAGGTCAGCAAAGAAACCAACTACATCTTCCGCATCACCCTCATCCAGGGCATGAACCGCCAGATTCGGCGCATGTGCGAGCATTTCGGTTACGAAGTGGTGCAGCTGGAGCGCATCCGGGTCATGAACATCAGCATCAAGGGCCTCGGCGTGGGCGACTGGCGCGAACTGACCGATAAAGAACTGGCCGGCATCATGGAAATGACCGCCAAGTCGTCGGGCACCAAGGAAGCCTCCCTGCCCAAGAAGCGCGTGGGCTCACCGGCCACCAAGTGGAGCAGCCGCCCCGCCCGCTTCAGCGAAGACTTCGACGGCGACGCTCCCAAGCCCGCGAAGCCCGGCCGCAAGCCCACTGGAGCCGCCCGCCCCGGCCGCCCCACTACCGGCGGCGCCAAACCCGTGCGCAAGCTGGCCAATGGCAAGCCCGCCTTCGAGGGCGACAAACCCTTTAAGTCGGCCAGCCGCCCCACCGGCCCGGGCTCCAAGCGCAAGCCCGCCGCCAAAACCCTGAACCGCGCCCCCAAAGGCAACTCCGGCAGTCGGGGCAGCAGCCGCACCAAGCGCTAA
- a CDS encoding proline iminopeptidase-family hydrolase — MSPLSRFFRTGLLLLSLGSFACTQQAKNDSTASASATSSATATYFQSQEEGVQDGGVKVIPITTPKGQFNVWTKRFGNNPRMKVLLLNGGPGATHEYFECMENFLPKEGIEFIYYDQLGCGLSDNPKDTSMWSLPRYVEEVEQVRKALNLSKDNFYLLGHSWGGILAAEYAFKYQQNLKGLIISNMMMSCPDYGRYADEVLAKQMKPEVLAEIRQIEAKKDFSNPRYMGLLEPNFYAQHLCRVVPNPEPVTRAMSKINQSLYVTMQGPSEFGISGKLTTWDRVRDLPKLSVPVLSIGGKYDTMDPEHMRMVAQKVQHGTALICPEGSHMSMYDDQQTYMSGLVKFILGVDKGEKKVAL, encoded by the coding sequence ATGTCACCGCTTTCACGCTTCTTTCGCACTGGCTTATTGCTCCTAAGTCTGGGCAGCTTCGCCTGCACCCAGCAGGCTAAAAACGACTCTACGGCCTCCGCTTCCGCCACGTCATCGGCTACTGCTACTTACTTCCAAAGCCAGGAAGAAGGCGTGCAGGATGGCGGCGTCAAGGTTATTCCCATTACCACACCCAAAGGCCAGTTCAACGTCTGGACCAAGCGCTTCGGCAACAACCCGCGCATGAAAGTGCTGTTACTCAACGGCGGGCCCGGCGCCACCCACGAGTACTTCGAGTGCATGGAAAACTTCCTGCCCAAGGAAGGCATCGAGTTTATCTACTACGACCAGCTCGGCTGCGGCCTGTCCGATAACCCCAAGGACACCAGCATGTGGAGCCTGCCGCGCTACGTGGAGGAAGTCGAGCAGGTGCGCAAGGCCCTGAACCTGAGCAAGGATAACTTCTACCTGCTGGGCCACAGCTGGGGCGGCATCCTGGCCGCCGAATATGCCTTCAAGTACCAGCAAAACCTCAAAGGCCTCATCATTTCCAACATGATGATGAGCTGCCCCGACTACGGCCGCTACGCCGACGAGGTGCTGGCCAAGCAGATGAAGCCCGAAGTGCTGGCCGAAATCCGCCAGATCGAGGCCAAGAAGGACTTCAGCAACCCGCGCTACATGGGCCTGCTCGAACCCAATTTCTACGCCCAGCACCTGTGCCGCGTCGTGCCCAACCCCGAGCCCGTGACCCGTGCCATGAGCAAGATCAACCAGTCGCTCTACGTCACCATGCAGGGTCCCAGCGAGTTTGGCATTTCCGGCAAGCTCACCACCTGGGACCGGGTCCGTGACCTGCCCAAGCTCTCGGTACCCGTCCTGAGCATCGGCGGCAAGTATGACACCATGGACCCCGAACACATGCGCATGGTAGCCCAGAAAGTGCAACACGGTACCGCCCTTATTTGCCCCGAAGGCAGCCACATGAGCATGTACGACGACCAGCAAACCTACATGAGCGGCCTGGTCAAGTTCATCCTCGGCGTGGACAAGGGCGAGAAAAAGGTGGCACTGTAG
- a CDS encoding aspartate/glutamate racemase family protein, with translation MKTIGLIGGMSWESSAVYYQIINQRVQAHLGGVHSAQILLYSVDFGEIAQLQHAGNWEQLTELLLDAAHRLERGGADFLVLCTNTMHKLAARLQERSSLPLLHIADATAAAVRQRGLRKVGLLGTRFTMEEEFLRGRLNLHQLDVLVPDEPDRTIIHNVIYEELVKGSIREESRREYVRIIGALTAAGAEGIILGCTEIGLLVTAQHTDAILFDTTLIHAEQAAALALADANVYARHWASAPVS, from the coding sequence ATGAAGACTATTGGCCTCATCGGCGGCATGTCGTGGGAAAGCTCGGCGGTGTACTACCAGATTATCAACCAGCGGGTACAGGCCCATCTGGGCGGCGTGCATTCGGCCCAAATCCTGCTCTACTCGGTTGATTTCGGCGAAATAGCGCAGTTGCAGCACGCCGGCAACTGGGAGCAGCTCACCGAACTCCTACTAGACGCCGCGCACCGGCTGGAGCGGGGCGGCGCCGACTTTCTGGTTTTGTGCACCAACACCATGCACAAGCTGGCCGCACGCCTGCAGGAACGCAGCTCCCTGCCCCTGCTCCACATCGCCGACGCCACCGCTGCAGCCGTCCGCCAGCGGGGCCTGCGCAAGGTGGGTCTGCTGGGCACCCGCTTCACGATGGAAGAGGAATTTCTGCGCGGCCGCCTGAATCTGCATCAGCTCGACGTACTGGTTCCCGACGAGCCCGACCGCACCATCATCCACAATGTCATTTACGAGGAGCTGGTCAAAGGCAGCATCCGGGAAGAGTCGCGCCGGGAATACGTGCGCATCATCGGCGCGCTGACGGCGGCTGGGGCCGAAGGCATCATCCTGGGCTGCACCGAAATCGGCCTGCTCGTCACGGCCCAACACACTGACGCGATTCTGTTTGACACGACCCTGATCCACGCCGAACAGGCGGCCGCTCTGGCCCTGGCCGACGCCAATGTCTACGCCCGGCACTGGGCCTCCGCCCCGGTTTCTTAG
- a CDS encoding pseudouridine synthase: protein MLAEQEIESDEVVAHRHFIVHKPFGYMSQFVCELKKKKLLGLLHDFPVGTMSIGRLDEASEGLLLLTTDGKVSERIRAKSVEKEYYAQVDGLITDEAVTQLQQGVEIGLHGDKYQTLPCRAFRLETAPNLGARGRKIRDDRHGPTSWVSIIVTEGKFRQVRKMTAAVGFPTLRLVRVRIGDIHLGELPAGEVREVAGFFTDAPVPTVVPL, encoded by the coding sequence ATGCTTGCCGAACAAGAAATAGAATCTGACGAAGTCGTTGCCCACCGCCACTTTATCGTCCACAAGCCTTTTGGCTACATGAGCCAGTTTGTGTGCGAGCTGAAAAAGAAGAAGCTGCTGGGTTTGCTCCACGACTTTCCCGTCGGCACCATGTCCATCGGCCGCCTCGACGAAGCCAGTGAGGGCCTGCTGCTGCTCACCACCGATGGCAAAGTCAGCGAACGAATCCGGGCCAAATCGGTGGAGAAGGAATACTACGCCCAGGTCGACGGCCTGATAACCGATGAGGCCGTAACCCAGCTCCAGCAGGGCGTTGAAATCGGGCTGCACGGCGACAAGTACCAGACCCTGCCCTGCCGGGCCTTCCGCCTCGAAACGGCACCCAACCTGGGGGCCCGGGGCCGCAAAATTCGCGACGACCGGCACGGGCCCACCAGCTGGGTTTCCATCATCGTCACCGAGGGCAAATTCCGGCAGGTGCGCAAGATGACGGCCGCCGTGGGCTTCCCCACGCTGCGCCTGGTGCGGGTCCGCATCGGCGACATTCACCTCGGCGAGCTGCCCGCCGGCGAAGTGCGCGAAGTCGCGGGCTTTTTCACCGACGCGCCCGTGCCCACCGTCGTGCCGCTGTAG
- a CDS encoding serine hydrolase domain-containing protein → MKTLLTLAFLLCSFIATAQQAELQALLKRENVTGLQLIYTKKSETKQYSIGLRQAGTAQDMTATTTMQAASLGKVVLAYTALRLHDQGRFDLDKPLLTYAPYPRVADEPRAAKITARMVLGHTTGLPNWADYPLAESWKNSKLTLKFAPDSCWSYSGEGYVWLQRTLEHITGKTLDQLAQQEVFGPLKMPHSSFTWQARFDQNAAFGHDKAGKPTDIKRFPAPNGGFSLLTTAADYSRFVRALMSGQGLKPATAKLLTTAANPATRCTTPLTPTDANIAWAWGLGLATTSHGPAQWHWGDNGDFRGFFMTFPETKETLLLLTNSANGLKLVDEVLRLFVGPGQYQAMQWLAEEN, encoded by the coding sequence ATGAAAACTCTCCTCACGCTGGCGTTTCTGCTTTGTTCCTTCATTGCCACGGCCCAGCAAGCCGAGCTGCAAGCCCTGCTCAAGCGTGAAAACGTCACCGGCCTGCAGCTGATCTACACCAAAAAGAGTGAAACCAAGCAATACAGCATTGGGTTGCGCCAAGCCGGCACCGCCCAGGATATGACGGCTACGACTACTATGCAGGCCGCTTCCCTGGGAAAAGTTGTGCTGGCCTACACCGCTCTGCGCCTCCACGACCAGGGTCGCTTCGACCTCGACAAGCCTTTGCTGACCTACGCTCCCTATCCGCGGGTAGCAGACGAGCCTCGGGCTGCCAAGATTACGGCGCGCATGGTGCTGGGCCACACCACCGGCCTGCCCAACTGGGCCGACTACCCCCTAGCCGAGAGCTGGAAAAACTCCAAGCTCACCCTGAAATTTGCGCCCGACAGCTGCTGGAGCTACTCCGGCGAAGGCTATGTGTGGCTGCAGCGTACCCTGGAGCACATTACCGGCAAAACCCTCGACCAGCTGGCCCAGCAGGAAGTATTCGGCCCGCTGAAAATGCCCCACAGCTCCTTTACCTGGCAGGCCCGCTTCGACCAGAATGCCGCCTTCGGCCACGATAAAGCCGGTAAGCCCACCGACATCAAGCGGTTCCCGGCGCCCAATGGCGGCTTCAGTCTGCTCACCACCGCCGCCGACTACAGCCGCTTCGTGCGGGCCCTGATGAGCGGGCAGGGGCTGAAACCGGCTACGGCCAAGCTGCTCACCACTGCCGCCAACCCCGCCACCCGCTGCACCACCCCCCTTACCCCTACCGATGCCAATATTGCGTGGGCCTGGGGCCTGGGGTTGGCCACCACCAGCCACGGCCCGGCCCAGTGGCACTGGGGCGACAACGGCGACTTCCGCGGCTTCTTCATGACCTTCCCCGAAACCAAGGAAACCCTGCTCCTGCTCACCAACAGCGCCAACGGCCTCAAGCTCGTTGATGAAGTGCTCCGGCTGTTCGTGGGCCCCGGCCAGTACCAGGCCATGCAGTGGCTAGCCGAGGAGAACTAG
- a CDS encoding DUF998 domain-containing protein: MLPVLLLALLIYLVGGIVYFGFRRPGYSHLRHTISELGEDGALHRRAVSWGLFFPVGAGLVLGALLADTAALGGLLLCLGIGYVVAAVFPCDVGSPSSGSAKQAVHNLGGAVEYIGGIFFLHQTQSALLFQAVVPANVQLGLLIGCLLALSVPGFPGRGLVQRVAEVLLFGQALWLSFH; encoded by the coding sequence ATGCTGCCCGTTCTGCTGCTTGCGCTGCTTATCTACCTGGTAGGCGGCATCGTTTACTTCGGTTTTCGGCGGCCGGGCTACTCGCACCTGCGCCACACCATCAGTGAGTTGGGCGAAGATGGGGCCCTACACCGCCGGGCTGTAAGCTGGGGGCTGTTTTTTCCGGTCGGAGCGGGCCTGGTGCTGGGCGCCTTGCTGGCCGATACTGCCGCATTGGGGGGCCTGCTGCTGTGTCTGGGTATTGGCTACGTGGTAGCGGCGGTATTTCCCTGCGACGTTGGCTCACCTTCCAGCGGCTCGGCCAAGCAGGCCGTGCACAACCTGGGCGGGGCGGTGGAATATATCGGCGGCATTTTCTTTCTGCATCAAACCCAAAGCGCACTGCTCTTTCAGGCCGTGGTGCCGGCCAACGTGCAGCTCGGCCTGCTCATTGGCTGCCTGCTGGCTTTGTCGGTGCCGGGCTTTCCCGGGCGCGGCCTGGTGCAGCGCGTAGCCGAAGTGCTGCTCTTTGGACAGGCTCTTTGGCTTAGCTTCCACTAA
- a CDS encoding DinB family protein: MQLQATITEIRESLTTTFASLSQWFDKPAELRAYRPQHGGWTINEILEHIGLTNHYLLILITKATRKALLNAPGADLAAEVGSHVFQREKLADIGRHQSFAWVRPEHMEPTGTRPLPEVRAQLQEQLSQCLTSLDQLKNGEGVLYKTTMSVNDLGKINVYEYLYFLAQHGQRHLTQMAKNEVEFAAQPH, translated from the coding sequence ATGCAGCTCCAGGCCACGATTACCGAAATCAGGGAAAGTCTAACCACCACCTTTGCTAGCCTGAGCCAGTGGTTTGACAAACCAGCCGAGCTGCGCGCCTACCGCCCGCAACACGGCGGCTGGACCATAAACGAAATACTGGAGCACATCGGGCTGACCAATCATTACCTGCTCATTCTTATTACCAAAGCCACCCGCAAAGCCCTGCTCAATGCCCCCGGCGCCGACTTGGCAGCCGAGGTGGGCAGTCACGTTTTTCAGCGGGAAAAGCTGGCCGATATTGGCCGGCACCAGTCCTTTGCCTGGGTGCGGCCCGAGCACATGGAACCCACCGGCACCCGGCCGCTGCCGGAAGTGCGCGCTCAGCTACAGGAGCAACTGAGCCAGTGCCTGACTAGCCTCGACCAGCTAAAAAATGGGGAGGGCGTGCTGTACAAAACCACTATGTCGGTCAATGACCTGGGCAAAATCAACGTGTATGAGTACCTCTATTTCCTGGCCCAGCACGGCCAGCGCCACCTGACGCAGATGGCAAAGAACGAAGTGGAATTTGCGGCTCAGCCCCACTAG
- a CDS encoding YebC/PmpR family DNA-binding transcriptional regulator, producing the protein MGRAFEFRKGRKMKRWDKMSKDFTRIGREIVMAVKESGPNPDTNSRLRTAMQNAKGVNMPKDRVEAAIKRASSKEEKDYQEVVYEGYAPHGVAVVIETATDNPTRTVANVRMYFNRGNGALGTAGSSDYTFTRKGVFRLAAEGLDLDELELELIDAGAEDVYADQEEDEHGAVKDFIVVETAFTDFGQMQKALEEKGLNVVSANLQRIPNTTVTLEGEQLEEVMNLIEKFEEDDDVQAVYHTLG; encoded by the coding sequence ATGGGAAGAGCATTTGAATTCCGCAAAGGCCGGAAGATGAAGCGCTGGGACAAGATGTCCAAGGACTTTACCCGCATCGGCCGGGAAATCGTGATGGCCGTGAAGGAATCGGGCCCTAACCCGGATACCAACTCCCGCCTGCGCACGGCCATGCAGAACGCCAAGGGCGTCAACATGCCCAAGGACCGCGTGGAAGCCGCCATCAAGCGGGCTAGCAGCAAGGAGGAAAAAGACTACCAGGAAGTGGTGTACGAGGGCTACGCGCCCCACGGCGTGGCCGTCGTAATCGAAACCGCCACCGACAACCCGACCCGCACCGTAGCCAACGTGCGCATGTACTTCAACCGCGGCAACGGCGCCCTGGGTACGGCCGGCTCCTCCGACTACACCTTCACCCGCAAGGGCGTGTTCCGCCTCGCCGCCGAGGGCCTCGACCTCGACGAGCTGGAGCTGGAGCTCATTGATGCCGGCGCCGAAGACGTGTACGCCGACCAGGAGGAAGACGAGCACGGTGCCGTAAAAGACTTCATCGTGGTGGAAACCGCCTTCACCGACTTCGGCCAGATGCAGAAAGCCCTGGAAGAAAAAGGTCTCAACGTGGTATCGGCCAACCTGCAGCGCATCCCCAACACGACCGTAACCCTGGAAGGCGAGCAGCTGGAAGAGGTGATGAACCTGATTGAGAAGTTCGAAGAGGACGACGATGTGCAGGCCGTGTACCACACGCTGGGCTAG
- a CDS encoding copper resistance protein NlpE, with protein sequence MMYRFLLLGATTLLLLSGPAARAQQPAPAPAAAKPPVLSASFFTSYTYLSYSIVDKETSAKPMEAKGVGGTLTLHPDGTYQKRLQLSGNGGVINFNQDGRFTFSGDQITFSYTDSKGQPRVDQGAFRFQPKARTLTLTLIGYPAGNKGIYTLRAD encoded by the coding sequence ATGATGTACCGTTTTCTTTTGCTCGGCGCTACTACCCTGCTGCTGCTCAGCGGCCCGGCCGCCCGGGCCCAGCAGCCCGCGCCGGCTCCGGCCGCGGCCAAGCCTCCCGTGCTCAGCGCCTCGTTTTTCACGTCCTACACCTACCTCTCCTACTCCATCGTCGACAAGGAAACCAGCGCCAAGCCCATGGAAGCCAAGGGCGTGGGTGGCACCCTGACCCTGCACCCCGACGGCACCTACCAGAAACGCCTGCAGCTCTCGGGCAACGGCGGGGTGATAAACTTCAACCAGGATGGCCGCTTCACCTTCTCCGGCGACCAAATCACCTTTAGCTACACCGACAGCAAAGGCCAGCCCCGCGTGGACCAGGGCGCTTTCCGCTTCCAGCCCAAAGCCCGCACCCTGACGCTCACACTCATCGGCTACCCAGCCGGCAACAAGGGCATCTACACGCTACGGGCGGATTAG